A genomic stretch from Pomacea canaliculata isolate SZHN2017 linkage group LG2, ASM307304v1, whole genome shotgun sequence includes:
- the LOC112556690 gene encoding uncharacterized protein LOC112556690 isoform X2, with protein sequence MAATQDNMTCAICTEVYTSPRFLPCHHTFCLECLEELAKRHGDTIPCPTCRAPATVPPGGVCDLQVNFYFTEEALERARSEKRQSMCPVHTKEVVVFHCRQCDQAICLKCKLTKHEGHTTEELSDIISRCKRTIKDKLTSLMNAIKRENINLECCKLNEKRAQEKRAAVHEQIQVRYDVIVAMAAKCRDEALQELQTTCDDVEKGLAANTQRVQDELNSLLQLQDLAQRALSSACDTEVLQVEREMRCREISDTPPVLSGQTYLPVLHGDFHNYIENRYMKTFIGSPVKQSFQSKKTADVVRVGRCGYRGCREVHALRQMENGNIDVFYGGTGGDYSKEKSLFLNSDGSIGPDTDYGYRISCVTRKLYKWQWKYPTSCNLGSKNNSMHSLMQNFATGVSAICSIEYQLEYGKEICSAGRILSLPMVNRADNFDFNQQGTFFAVVDEEEEMNSDDESMKTNKSKADSRRSRVVRVYSIKCMDPIATYTSPIQPFFPTDVCFYGKDVLLIADWMNDCVHVTRVSDSGIKFVDYLPGSGDMVQPTALNLDLNGQLLIGCGDGWVLRVPVDY encoded by the exons ATGGCCGCTACGCAGGATAACATGACATGTGCAATCTGTACAGAAGTTTACACATCACCGAGGTTTCTGCCCTGTCATCACACCTTCTGTCTAGAGTGTCTAGAGGAGCTGGCAAAGAGACATGGAGACACCATCCCGTGTCCTACCTGTAGAGCTCCTGCTACTGTACCGcctggtggtgtgtgtgatctacAAGTCAACTTCTACTTCACGGAGGAAGCTCTGGAGAGGGCGCGTAGTGAGAAAAGACAATCCATGTGTCCTGTACACACTAAGGAGGTGGTCGTATTTCATTGCAGACAATGTGATCAAGCCATCTGTCTCAAATGTAAACTGACTAAACACGAGGGGCACACTACCGAAGAACTGTCAGATATCATCTCTCGCTGTAAGAGAACGATTAAAGACAAACTTACTTCTCTTATGAATGctataaaaagagaaaacataaaCTTGGAATGCTGTAAACTAAACGAGAAGCGAGCCCAAGAAAAGCGAGCTGCAGTACACGAACAG ATTCAAGTCCGGTATGACGTCATTGTGGCCATGGCAGCAAAATGTCGCGATGAAGCGCTGCAAGAACTTCAGACAACTTGTGATGATGTGGAGAAAGGTCTGGCCGCGAACACACAGCGAGTACAAGACGAACTCAACTCTCTGCTCCAACTTCAGGACCTCGCTCAACGGGCGCTGAGTTCAGCCTGTGACACGGAGGTCCtgcaggtggagagagagatgagatgTAGAGAAATAAGCGACACTCCACCTGTGCTATCTGGCCAGACTTACCTCCCTGTACTCCATGGTGACTTCCATAACTACATTGAGAACCGCTACATGAAGACATTTATCGGGTCACCAGTCAAACAGAGTTTCCAAAGTAAGAAAACCGCAGACGTCGTTCGAGTGGGTCGATGTGGCTATCGAGGATGTCGGGAAGTGCATGCTCTGAGGCAGATGGAGAATGGAAACATCGATGTGTTTTATGGGGGAACAGGAGGAGACTACTCCAAAGagaaatctttgtttttaaactctGACGGTTCTATAGGACCTGATACAGACTACGGATATCGGATATCATGCGTTACACGAAAGCTTTACAAATGGCAATGGAAATATCCAACATCTTGTAACCTGGGTTCTAAGAATAACAGTATGCATTCTTTAATGCAAAATTTCGCAACAGGTGTATCTGCTATATGCTCAATAGAGTATCAGCTAGAATATGGAAAAGAAATCTGTTCTGCAGGTCGTATTTTAAGTCTTCCAATGGTAAATAGAGCAGATAACTTTGACTTCAACCAGCAAGGAACGTTCTTTGCTGTAGTagacgaagaagaagagatgAACTCAGATGATGAATCAATGAAGACAAACAAGAGTAAAGCAGACAGTCGGCGTTCCCGTGTTGTACGTGTGTATTCTATAAAATGTATGGACCCCATAGCGACCTACACGTCACCAATACAACCCTTCTTCCCAACAGACGTCTGCTTCTATGGCAAAGATGTGCTGCTGATCGCTGACTGGATGAAcgactgtgtgcacgtgacacgAGTATCAGACAGTGGCATCAAGTTTGTCGACTACCTGCCCGGCAGTGGTGACATGGTGCAGCCCACAGCTCTGAACCTTGACCTTAACGGTCAGCTGCTAATTGGATGTGGGGATGGATGGGTCCTTAGAGTACCTGTCGACTACTAG
- the LOC112556690 gene encoding uncharacterized protein LOC112556690 isoform X3 — MAATQDNMTCAVCTEVYTSPRFLPCHHSFCLQCLEELANKHGNTIPCPTCRTPATVPPGGVCDLQVNFYFTEEALKEIQVRYDVIVAMAAKCRDEALQELQTTCDDVEKGLAANTQRVQDELNSLLQLQDLAQRALSSACDTEVLQVEREMRCREISDTPPVLSGQTYLPVLHGDFHNYIENRYMKTFIGSPVKQSFQSKKTADVVRVGRCGYRGCREVHALRQMENGNIDVFYGGTGGDYSKEKSLFLNSDGSIGPDTDYGYRISCVTRKLYKWQWKYPTSCNLGSKNNSMHSLMQNFATGVSAICSIEYQLEYGKEICSAGRILSLPMVNRADNFDFNQQGTFFAVVDEEEEMNSDDESMKTNKSKADSRRSRVVRVYSIKCMDPIATYTSPIQPFFPTDVCFYGKDVLLIADWMNDCVHVTRVSDSGIKFVDYLPGSGDMVQPTALNLDLNGQLLIGCGDGWVLRVPVDY; from the exons ATGGCTGCTACCCAGGATAACATGACGTGTGCAGTCTGCACAGAAGTTTACACATCACCGAGGTTTCTGCCCTGTCATCACAGTTTCTGTCTACAGTGTCTAGAGGAGCTggcaaacaaacatggaaacacCATCCCGTGTCCTACCTGTAGAACTCCTGCTACTGTACCgccaggtggtgtgtgtgatctacAAGTCAACTTCTACTTCACGGAGGAAGCTTTAAAGGAG ATTCAAGTCCGGTATGACGTCATTGTGGCCATGGCAGCAAAATGTCGCGATGAAGCGCTGCAAGAACTTCAGACAACTTGTGATGATGTGGAGAAAGGTCTGGCCGCGAACACACAGCGAGTACAAGACGAACTCAACTCTCTGCTCCAACTTCAGGACCTCGCTCAACGGGCGCTGAGTTCAGCCTGTGACACGGAGGTCCtgcaggtggagagagagatgagatgTAGAGAAATAAGCGACACTCCACCTGTGCTATCTGGCCAGACTTACCTCCCTGTACTCCATGGTGACTTCCATAACTACATTGAGAACCGCTACATGAAGACATTTATCGGGTCACCAGTCAAACAGAGTTTCCAAAGTAAGAAAACCGCAGACGTCGTTCGAGTGGGTCGATGTGGCTATCGAGGATGTCGGGAAGTGCATGCTCTGAGGCAGATGGAGAATGGAAACATCGATGTGTTTTATGGGGGAACAGGAGGAGACTACTCCAAAGagaaatctttgtttttaaactctGACGGTTCTATAGGACCTGATACAGACTACGGATATCGGATATCATGCGTTACACGAAAGCTTTACAAATGGCAATGGAAATATCCAACATCTTGTAACCTGGGTTCTAAGAATAACAGTATGCATTCTTTAATGCAAAATTTCGCAACAGGTGTATCTGCTATATGCTCAATAGAGTATCAGCTAGAATATGGAAAAGAAATCTGTTCTGCAGGTCGTATTTTAAGTCTTCCAATGGTAAATAGAGCAGATAACTTTGACTTCAACCAGCAAGGAACGTTCTTTGCTGTAGTagacgaagaagaagagatgAACTCAGATGATGAATCAATGAAGACAAACAAGAGTAAAGCAGACAGTCGGCGTTCCCGTGTTGTACGTGTGTATTCTATAAAATGTATGGACCCCATAGCGACCTACACGTCACCAATACAACCCTTCTTCCCAACAGACGTCTGCTTCTATGGCAAAGATGTGCTGCTGATCGCTGACTGGATGAAcgactgtgtgcacgtgacacgAGTATCAGACAGTGGCATCAAGTTTGTCGACTACCTGCCCGGCAGTGGTGACATGGTGCAGCCCACAGCTCTGAACCTTGACCTTAACGGTCAGCTGCTAATTGGATGTGGGGATGGATGGGTCCTTAGAGTACCTGTCGACTACTAG
- the LOC112556690 gene encoding uncharacterized protein LOC112556690 isoform X1 has translation MAATQDNMTCAVCTEVYTSPRFLPCHHSFCLQCLEELANKHGNTIPCPTCRTPATVPPGGVCDLQVNFYFTEEALKEVRNEKSQSWCPVHTKECVIFYCTQCDQGICIRCKLTKHEGHVTEDLSEAIARCKKTIKDRLQSVMDNISCEKDKLESCKENEKRALEKRAAVREQIQVRYDVIVAMAAKCRDEALQELQTTCDDVEKGLAANTQRVQDELNSLLQLQDLAQRALSSACDTEVLQVEREMRCREISDTPPVLSGQTYLPVLHGDFHNYIENRYMKTFIGSPVKQSFQSKKTADVVRVGRCGYRGCREVHALRQMENGNIDVFYGGTGGDYSKEKSLFLNSDGSIGPDTDYGYRISCVTRKLYKWQWKYPTSCNLGSKNNSMHSLMQNFATGVSAICSIEYQLEYGKEICSAGRILSLPMVNRADNFDFNQQGTFFAVVDEEEEMNSDDESMKTNKSKADSRRSRVVRVYSIKCMDPIATYTSPIQPFFPTDVCFYGKDVLLIADWMNDCVHVTRVSDSGIKFVDYLPGSGDMVQPTALNLDLNGQLLIGCGDGWVLRVPVDY, from the exons ATGGCTGCTACCCAGGATAACATGACGTGTGCAGTCTGCACAGAAGTTTACACATCACCGAGGTTTCTGCCCTGTCATCACAGTTTCTGTCTACAGTGTCTAGAGGAGCTggcaaacaaacatggaaacacCATCCCGTGTCCTACCTGTAGAACTCCTGCTACTGTACCgccaggtggtgtgtgtgatctacAAGTCAACTTCTACTTCACGGAGGAAGCTTTAAAGGAGGTGCGGAATGAGAAAAGCCAGTCCTGGTGTCCTGTTCACACTAAAGAATGTGTCATATTTTATTGTACACAGTGTGACCAAGGTATCTGTATAAGATGTAAACTGACTAAACACGAGGGACACGTTACAGAAGATCTGTCAGAAGCAATCGCTCGTTGTAAGAAAACGATTAAAGACAGACTTCAGTCCGTTATGGACAACATTTCATGCgaaaaagacaagttggaatcctgtaaagaaaatgaaaagcgaGCCTTAGAAAAGCGAGCTGCAGTAAGGGAGCAG ATTCAAGTCCGGTATGACGTCATTGTGGCCATGGCAGCAAAATGTCGCGATGAAGCGCTGCAAGAACTTCAGACAACTTGTGATGATGTGGAGAAAGGTCTGGCCGCGAACACACAGCGAGTACAAGACGAACTCAACTCTCTGCTCCAACTTCAGGACCTCGCTCAACGGGCGCTGAGTTCAGCCTGTGACACGGAGGTCCtgcaggtggagagagagatgagatgTAGAGAAATAAGCGACACTCCACCTGTGCTATCTGGCCAGACTTACCTCCCTGTACTCCATGGTGACTTCCATAACTACATTGAGAACCGCTACATGAAGACATTTATCGGGTCACCAGTCAAACAGAGTTTCCAAAGTAAGAAAACCGCAGACGTCGTTCGAGTGGGTCGATGTGGCTATCGAGGATGTCGGGAAGTGCATGCTCTGAGGCAGATGGAGAATGGAAACATCGATGTGTTTTATGGGGGAACAGGAGGAGACTACTCCAAAGagaaatctttgtttttaaactctGACGGTTCTATAGGACCTGATACAGACTACGGATATCGGATATCATGCGTTACACGAAAGCTTTACAAATGGCAATGGAAATATCCAACATCTTGTAACCTGGGTTCTAAGAATAACAGTATGCATTCTTTAATGCAAAATTTCGCAACAGGTGTATCTGCTATATGCTCAATAGAGTATCAGCTAGAATATGGAAAAGAAATCTGTTCTGCAGGTCGTATTTTAAGTCTTCCAATGGTAAATAGAGCAGATAACTTTGACTTCAACCAGCAAGGAACGTTCTTTGCTGTAGTagacgaagaagaagagatgAACTCAGATGATGAATCAATGAAGACAAACAAGAGTAAAGCAGACAGTCGGCGTTCCCGTGTTGTACGTGTGTATTCTATAAAATGTATGGACCCCATAGCGACCTACACGTCACCAATACAACCCTTCTTCCCAACAGACGTCTGCTTCTATGGCAAAGATGTGCTGCTGATCGCTGACTGGATGAAcgactgtgtgcacgtgacacgAGTATCAGACAGTGGCATCAAGTTTGTCGACTACCTGCCCGGCAGTGGTGACATGGTGCAGCCCACAGCTCTGAACCTTGACCTTAACGGTCAGCTGCTAATTGGATGTGGGGATGGATGGGTCCTTAGAGTACCTGTCGACTACTAG